From Patescibacteria group bacterium, a single genomic window includes:
- the rpsP gene encoding 30S ribosomal protein S16: protein MLTIRLQRLGKKNYPTYRFIISEKTRDTQGTFLETLGNFDPHKKETGLVLDAERVKYWLGKGAQTSNTVHNILMKAGIITDGKKMKSVYISKTRAVKLVEKKKVVAEPKAAAEPKMEVKPEPAAEVQPEAPVAPETPVVPETPTTPTEPQTAEPK, encoded by the coding sequence ATGTTAACTATCAGATTACAAAGATTGGGCAAGAAAAATTATCCGACCTATCGTTTTATAATTTCCGAAAAGACCCGCGATACCCAGGGCACGTTTTTAGAAACTCTAGGAAATTTTGATCCGCATAAAAAAGAAACCGGATTGGTGCTGGATGCGGAGAGAGTTAAGTATTGGCTGGGCAAGGGCGCACAAACATCAAATACTGTCCATAACATATTGATGAAAGCCGGAATTATAACCGACGGCAAGAAAATGAAATCGGTTTATATTTCCAAGACCCGCGCGGTTAAACTGGTTGAAAAGAAAAAAGTAGTAGCAGAGCCGAAGGCGGCCGCGGAACCGAAGATGGAAGTGAAACCGGAACCTGCAGCAGAAGTTCAACCGGAAGCGCCGGTCGCACCGGAAACTCCGGTAGTTCCGGAAACTCCGACCACACCAACTGAACCACAAACAGCAGAACCAAAATAG
- a CDS encoding KH domain-containing protein, which yields MEADQQYVETIVKAIVNHPEDVKTTRIIDERGVLITLDINPADMGYVIGRQGQTARSIRTLLKIVGAKHNARVNLKINEPAGGRAPRMNHDDHDHSHDVVDTSAVDNLNI from the coding sequence ATGGAAGCTGATCAACAGTACGTGGAGACAATCGTGAAAGCGATTGTCAATCATCCTGAGGATGTGAAAACCACACGCATTATTGATGAGCGAGGAGTACTTATCACCCTGGATATCAATCCGGCTGATATGGGTTATGTCATTGGCCGACAAGGCCAGACCGCCCGCTCCATCCGCACCCTGCTCAAGATTGTTGGCGCCAAGCACAATGCCCGCGTTAACCTGAAAATCAATGAGCCGGCCGGTGGCAGAGCCCCTCGCATGAATCACGATGATCATGATCATAGTCATGATGTGGTGGACACAAGTGCAGTGGATAACCTGAACATCTAA
- the trmD gene encoding tRNA (guanosine(37)-N1)-methyltransferase TrmD, with amino-acid sequence MKFDILTIFPEVVDCYGQASILGRAQKKKLIKVTAHNFRDYTLDKHGHVDDRPFGGGPGMILQIQPIYDCLKKIKARKKTKGQKIIILDPAGKKFDQKMAEKFSKLNRLILIAGRYEGFDARIYKLADERVSVGDYVLAGGELAALTVVEAVARLIPGVLGNENSLKEETFNKSAKAEIQKEYPQYTRPENFKGQKVPKVLLSGDHKKIEDWRKKNSI; translated from the coding sequence ATGAAATTTGATATACTCACAATTTTTCCGGAAGTGGTTGATTGCTATGGTCAAGCCAGTATTCTTGGCCGTGCCCAGAAAAAGAAATTGATAAAGGTGACTGCGCATAATTTTAGAGATTATACTTTGGATAAGCACGGTCACGTTGATGATCGACCGTTTGGCGGCGGGCCGGGCATGATTTTGCAAATCCAGCCAATTTATGATTGTTTAAAAAAAATTAAGGCGCGCAAAAAAACTAAGGGGCAGAAAATTATTATTTTAGATCCGGCCGGTAAAAAATTTGATCAAAAAATGGCAGAGAAATTCTCAAAGTTAAATAGATTAATTTTGATTGCCGGCAGGTATGAGGGTTTTGATGCCAGGATTTATAAACTGGCTGATGAGCGTGTGTCAGTGGGGGATTATGTTTTAGCCGGAGGGGAGCTGGCGGCGCTTACAGTGGTTGAGGCGGTGGCGAGATTAATTCCCGGAGTTTTAGGAAATGAAAATTCTTTAAAAGAAGAGACATTTAATAAGAGCGCGAAAGCGGAAATCCAAAAAGAATACCCTCAATACACCCGGCCGGAAAATTTTAAGGGACAGAAAGTGCCGAAGGTTTTACTTTCCGGTGATCATAAGAAGATTGAAGATTGGCGAAAGAAAAATTCTATTTAA